CGCGGGCGTGCAGCCGTCCGCCTTCCTGACCGCGGCCGCCGTGATCGAAGCCGACCTGCCGGCCCCGGTGCGGACGGGAATGGCCGACTGGTCGCCGCCGACCGCGGAGACCGTCGTGTTCGACGGACCCGACGGCCGGTGCGCCGTCCAGGAGCGGGAACCCGGAGTGCGTCAGGGCGGGCTGGCCGGAACGGCGTCGTTCGTCTACGTCGTCTCCGGCGAGGCCACCGTCACCGACGCGGACGGTACCTCTCACGAGCTGACCGCCGGCAGCGCGGTCGCGCTGCCGGACGGCTGGGCCGGCACCTGGGACATCCGCACCACGATCCGGACGGTGCACGTCGACGCCACACCGGTCGCCGACAAGTGATCAGAACGGGAGAAACCTTGATCAACGACGACCCCTACGCAGCCGTGACCCCTGCGCCGCCACTGCGGGTGTTCAGCGACGACCTCGTCGACGGCGCGGAGATGCCACTGACCTTCCGTGATCCGGACATCGGGGGCACCAACAGCTCGCCCCACCTGGCCTGGGCGGACTTCCCGGCCGAGACCAAGAGCTTCGCGATCACCTGTTACGACCCGGACGCCCCCACCGGGGTCGGGTTCATGCACTGGGCCGTCGCCAACATCCCGGCAACGGTGACGGCCCTGCCTGTCGGTGCCGGCGCCCCCGACGGGCCGATGCCGGAGGGCTCCCTCACCCTCCCCAACGACCTGCGGATGCGCCAGTACATCGGTGCCAACCCGCCGCCGGGCTCGGGCCGCCACCGCTACGTCTTCCTCGTGCACGCGGTCGACGTCCCGGTACTCGAGATCGATCCCGACCTGACCCCGGTCGTCCTTGGCTTCAACCTGCACTTCCACACGCTGGCTCGGGGGAGCATGACCGTGTGGGTGGACTCGGCGGGGTGACGGTGACATGGCCGTCGAGCAGCCATCTGTCCGTTCATGGAGGCACTGAGATGACAGGAAGTTTCTCGGCCGGTTCCACCGGCCACCCCCGGTGTGCCGAGGTCGCGGGTGCCGGCTTCGCCGGCCTCACCGTGAGCATCGCGCTCGCTCGGCGCGGCTGGACCGTACGCCTGCACGAGCAGAACGACGAGGTGCGTGACTTCGGCGCCGGCATCCTCCTGTGGCGCAACGCCATGCTCGCTCTCGAGGTCATCGGGGTGGCCCCGGCGATCCGGGCGAACGGCGTGGCGCCCGCCACCTACGACACCAGCCTGAACGGCGAGCCGGTCTCCTCGGAACTGGCCGGGTACCCGTACTGGGCGATCACCCGCCCCAGGCTGCACGCGCTGCTGGTCGCGGCTGCCCGAGCGGCCGGGGTCGAGATCGTCACCGGCTCCCGGGCCGTCGGCGCCGACCCGGAGGGCGGCCTGCTGCTGGCCGACGGGACCCGGCTGGCGGCCGACCTGGTGATCGGTGCCGACGGAGCCGGCTCTGCGGTCCGTAACTCGCTGGGCGACCTCACCCAGGAGCGCAAGAAGTACCAGGACGGAGTCTGCCGGGTCCTCATCCCGCGGCCCGAGGAGTTCCAGGGG
The nucleotide sequence above comes from Micromonospora pallida. Encoded proteins:
- a CDS encoding YbhB/YbcL family Raf kinase inhibitor-like protein, whose protein sequence is MINDDPYAAVTPAPPLRVFSDDLVDGAEMPLTFRDPDIGGTNSSPHLAWADFPAETKSFAITCYDPDAPTGVGFMHWAVANIPATVTALPVGAGAPDGPMPEGSLTLPNDLRMRQYIGANPPPGSGRHRYVFLVHAVDVPVLEIDPDLTPVVLGFNLHFHTLARGSMTVWVDSAG